The Culicoidibacter larvae DNA segment TTAAAAACTTCCTTAAACAGATGTGCTAAAGCATCATCAGCTAAAGGACCTTCACTCGCCTCTAAGAGCTGTTTTAATAATTTAGCCTCACGAATCGGATCATATAAGTTACTATGACCTTGTTTTCGTTTAGCTGCTCCGATTTTTAGTGCAATCGCTGCACGCTCATTGAGCAATCGGACCAATTCTAAACTGATTTCGGTAATTTGTGAGCGCAAATCTTCTAATGATTCACTCATGTATGCCTACCTTTAATTAACGAGCGTTGATGATATCGTCTTCGTCAATATCATTTGCAGCATTTTGAATACGTTCAATTAAATCAGCTTTTTTATTTCCTAAGAAAGGATTTTTTGCAACTTCATCTTCTACGAAAGAAAATGTTTGTTTTGCTTCATTAGTAGCATTTTTGTTAAAGTTATCTAACATATGCTCTCCGCGTTCACGCATATCATGAGCCGTATCTACAGCTTTATCGCGAATTTGGAATGTTTTACTCTTAATATCTTTTACAGTTTCTTTACCAGATTTTGGTGCAAGTAAAATTCCTGCAACTACTCCTCCGACAGCCCCTGCTACCACACCGAGTGCTACTGAAGTTAATACTGCTCCTAAATTGCTTTTTTCTTTTGCCATGGCAAACAACCTCCTACTTTCTTCTCAATTTTGCGGAAACGAATCCGCCTACTGCTGTTGTCAATGCATCTACAAGTGTATTTACCTTTTTATAACTTGAATTTGCTCTTGCTGTTATCTCATAAGTTTCTTTCATAACTTTGTTGGTATCATCAACAAGCGTTTGGACCTTTTGAATAGCCTTGTTCGCTTCTTTGATCGTTGTAAATAACATTCTTAAGAATCGGATCAAATAGACGAGCAATATAATTGCAACAAACAATATCGCAATAATGAGTACCCAAAAAATTGTGTTTAAATCAATTGTAATATTGTTCATCCATTTTCACCCTCTCTTTTGAAATCACTTACTCATAGTAATTGTAGCAAAAAAGTTACATATGCGCAATTAAAAATTCCTATTTGCGCACTCTTTTTGATATGTATCCAAATATTCATTTACATCGCCTGCACCCATGAAGACAATTGCCGCAGAATCATGCTTGCAAAGCTCCTCCAAATTATCATATGAGAGTACCTTTGAACCAGGGATTTTAGCCGCTAAATCGCTAATTGACAACTGTCCGCCGGTCTCGCGTGCAGAAGCGAAAATATCAACTAAGTAACAAGAATCTGCTTTTGCCAAAATATCGGCAAACTCATCCAAAAACGCCTCTGTCCGTGAGAACGTATGCGGTTGAAAAACCAATACCAATTCTCTTTCAGGATAGCGCTGACGAATTGCCTCAAGTGTTGCCGCAATTTCAGTTGGGTGATGAGCATAATCATCAACCAATACCTGCTTACCAAACTCACGCACATTAAAGCGGCGTTGTACTCCGGTAAATTCTGCTAAATGTTCATTAATAACCTCAGGATCAATATTTTGCAAAATCCCAACTGTAATAACCGCTAAACTATTGGCAATCATATGGTCACCATAGAATGGCAGCTCATAATGTCCGGAAAACTCATCATAAACATAAACATCAAAGCTTACACCGCTTTGAGTTTTTTTAATATTACGAGCTTGAACATCATTATTGTTATTCTTACCGTAGTAGATAATTTTACGCTCATCAACATCCAATTGCAAAGCATTTGCATCATCGCCGTAAACGATTACTTTCTTAGTTGCCTGATTAGCAAACGTTTCAAAAGCCTGCATAACATCTTGCTCATCTTTAAAGTAATCCGGATGATCAAATTCAATATTGGTGATAATCGCATAATCAGGTGCATACGCTAAAAAATGACGCTTATATTCACAAGCCTCAAATACAAAGTACTCACTATCACTCGCTGCAAGTCCGGTTCCATCACCAATCAAAAACGCAGTTGGTTTAATAGGAGCCAGCATCTGCGCCAACATTCCCGTTGTGGTTGTCTTACCATGAGTTCCGGCAATAGCAACACTAATGAAGCTGCTGGCAAATTCGGCTAAATACTCACTGTAAGGAATAGCTTGAAGTCCTTGCTCCAACACGGCGCGGACTTCAACATTGTTGCCGCTATGAAAAGCATTTCCCTGAATAATAATATCATCAGCATGAATATTATTTGCATCAAAAGGCAGTAATTCAATACCGCGTCTTTCTAATTGTGTTTGGGTGAAGAAATAATGTTCAACATCTGAACCCTTAACCGAATGACCTAAGTCATGCAGAATGCTTGCTAAAGCACTCATTCCGGCACCCTTAATTCCAATAAAATGATACTGCGCCATGTTGTTGCGCCTCCTAATTACTTATAATATTAGAACGTTGAAAAACGCTCGCATTCGTTGAGAAACCAGTAGTTTTACTTAGTCACGTATTTTAGGATACGCTCCTGCGCAAAACTACTAATCTCTCTTAGACAGTCAAACGTTTTCATACGCCCTGAGTCCATTC contains these protein-coding regions:
- a CDS encoding YtxH domain-containing protein, giving the protein MAKEKSNLGAVLTSVALGVVAGAVGGVVAGILLAPKSGKETVKDIKSKTFQIRDKAVDTAHDMRERGEHMLDNFNKNATNEAKQTFSFVEDEVAKNPFLGNKKADLIERIQNAANDIDEDDIINAR
- a CDS encoding DUF948 domain-containing protein, with protein sequence MNNITIDLNTIFWVLIIAILFVAIILLVYLIRFLRMLFTTIKEANKAIQKVQTLVDDTNKVMKETYEITARANSSYKKVNTLVDALTTAVGGFVSAKLRRK
- the murC gene encoding UDP-N-acetylmuramate--L-alanine ligase, translated to MAQYHFIGIKGAGMSALASILHDLGHSVKGSDVEHYFFTQTQLERRGIELLPFDANNIHADDIIIQGNAFHSGNNVEVRAVLEQGLQAIPYSEYLAEFASSFISVAIAGTHGKTTTTGMLAQMLAPIKPTAFLIGDGTGLAASDSEYFVFEACEYKRHFLAYAPDYAIITNIEFDHPDYFKDEQDVMQAFETFANQATKKVIVYGDDANALQLDVDERKIIYYGKNNNNDVQARNIKKTQSGVSFDVYVYDEFSGHYELPFYGDHMIANSLAVITVGILQNIDPEVINEHLAEFTGVQRRFNVREFGKQVLVDDYAHHPTEIAATLEAIRQRYPERELVLVFQPHTFSRTEAFLDEFADILAKADSCYLVDIFASARETGGQLSISDLAAKIPGSKVLSYDNLEELCKHDSAAIVFMGAGDVNEYLDTYQKECANRNF